The following are encoded in a window of Nostoc sp. UHCC 0302 genomic DNA:
- a CDS encoding CRISPR-associated protein Csc3 produces the protein MIKCNRLLNRPPKTLEEHYFTKIRPQLYENHAHHHQYGVRKGTTLAEHLDSACQFILTVSRIARVAEDKRPLLLAATAVHDLNKLDTQERKVKTLARDKDFLKQQLEKACVLCFVVTEDDFEIVRKLIERHSGHNVSDGTRFLPEDPNIERWAAMLTAADLFDLGIPDEKRFRKLETELTVAFDRSCKLFRVRLSEDKGYITALLLGACEEVLQKYGLNPLAIFPDGELFEGEALANVDLTKEIAAVWQSKIDQVFGNNIERLVRATNNGIKINHQAIEQNIEEVLVNVLALLEKKKAAYKSDKVAKDVTKWGNNAGEDALKKAAGLGLLAVSNGEEFAISEGLKAAYISYRKAELSPKEIWDKIAVHTGISEQQRTALEAFEGLYGRPLFAAKAAVKGIEGIKEALQESFQLRKESTHISEETEVSEEMIAAVSRMVNLPFAIRLNGANDLNAYVEANPRQRCSLGFTSTDIDELISDNMPPGTKVQAFSNRLPGGISADPKRQADSIAALAYQLMAVGANFPAVKKQYPLYLHLALPKGSAPELLRIWRELLKQLAATNAEGGTVTIDELKLYRDNQLEFKANKVVGLALPKRPDFVHTSVINPLLWGDVNNSLALLKSLRLALEISLSLDIGFPFTLSSNLEVELSSDVYGRIEGIPSALQTLLGNGQYQQRQDAEKILERLRCIGKLATSVASIQKADDCLYDLARACVRPIELYYVLLRWTLREQDEPNLSVIWSRICEPLNTLLESFMPDENSLLTKYLKEAAQVAAQANLKGSSFKRTSLAEPFTAFTSAVRSHKSYMDLEFMFAALAQKYHNRLDRIREYRVGATKYEQVKEYYEVLKKLYQEVYQGRPEKLLSDQRNLEAAYLFFWQEAYQQLPKNKSEDDSED, from the coding sequence ATGATCAAGTGCAATAGGCTTTTAAATCGTCCTCCTAAAACTTTGGAGGAGCATTATTTTACGAAAATTCGCCCTCAGCTTTACGAAAATCATGCACACCATCATCAGTATGGTGTTAGGAAAGGAACAACTCTTGCAGAACATCTTGACTCTGCTTGTCAGTTCATTTTGACAGTTAGCCGAATAGCACGAGTAGCTGAAGATAAGCGGCCTCTATTACTAGCTGCAACGGCTGTTCATGACCTAAATAAATTAGATACTCAAGAACGAAAAGTAAAAACTTTAGCTAGGGATAAGGATTTTTTAAAACAGCAGTTGGAAAAAGCTTGTGTACTGTGTTTTGTAGTCACAGAAGATGACTTTGAAATAGTTAGAAAGTTAATTGAACGTCATTCAGGCCACAACGTCAGTGATGGAACAAGGTTTTTACCAGAAGATCCGAATATTGAACGATGGGCAGCAATGCTGACTGCTGCGGACTTGTTTGATTTAGGAATTCCTGATGAAAAACGCTTTCGGAAATTAGAAACAGAATTAACTGTTGCTTTTGATAGAAGTTGTAAACTTTTTAGGGTTAGACTATCTGAAGATAAAGGCTATATTACAGCCCTATTGCTGGGTGCTTGCGAAGAGGTTTTACAAAAGTATGGGTTAAATCCTTTAGCAATTTTCCCTGATGGCGAACTTTTTGAAGGGGAAGCTTTAGCAAATGTAGATTTGACAAAAGAAATAGCTGCTGTTTGGCAAAGTAAAATTGACCAAGTTTTTGGGAATAATATCGAAAGACTTGTAAGAGCTACCAACAATGGTATTAAGATTAATCATCAAGCCATTGAACAAAATATTGAAGAAGTATTAGTAAATGTTCTAGCTCTGTTAGAAAAGAAAAAAGCTGCTTATAAATCAGATAAGGTTGCTAAAGATGTAACTAAATGGGGAAATAATGCTGGTGAAGATGCACTAAAGAAAGCGGCTGGACTTGGGTTACTAGCTGTAAGCAATGGAGAAGAGTTTGCCATATCTGAGGGGTTAAAGGCGGCTTACATCAGTTATAGAAAAGCAGAATTAAGTCCTAAAGAAATTTGGGATAAAATTGCTGTTCATACGGGAATATCCGAACAACAAAGGACTGCTCTTGAAGCCTTTGAAGGTCTATATGGGCGACCTTTATTTGCTGCTAAAGCTGCTGTTAAAGGAATTGAGGGCATTAAAGAAGCTCTACAAGAATCTTTCCAACTAAGAAAGGAAAGTACACACATATCTGAAGAAACAGAAGTATCTGAAGAAATGATTGCAGCCGTTAGCCGAATGGTAAATTTACCTTTTGCTATTCGGTTAAATGGAGCTAATGATTTAAATGCTTATGTAGAAGCAAATCCCAGACAAAGATGCTCTTTAGGTTTTACTTCTACTGATATAGATGAGCTAATTTCAGATAATATGCCTCCTGGTACAAAAGTACAAGCTTTTTCTAACCGCTTACCGGGTGGTATCAGTGCTGATCCTAAAAGACAAGCAGATTCAATTGCAGCTTTAGCTTACCAATTAATGGCAGTCGGGGCAAACTTTCCTGCTGTTAAAAAACAATACCCGCTATATTTGCACTTAGCATTACCTAAAGGTTCTGCTCCAGAACTGTTGAGAATTTGGCGTGAACTTTTAAAACAACTTGCAGCGACAAATGCTGAAGGTGGTACTGTCACTATTGATGAATTGAAATTATATAGAGATAATCAGCTTGAATTTAAAGCTAACAAAGTAGTTGGTTTGGCATTACCAAAGCGTCCTGATTTTGTTCATACATCTGTCATTAACCCTTTACTTTGGGGAGATGTTAATAATTCTTTAGCTTTACTAAAATCACTGAGGCTTGCTTTAGAAATTTCCTTGTCTTTAGATATTGGTTTTCCTTTTACCTTGAGTAGCAATCTAGAGGTGGAGTTATCTAGTGACGTTTACGGACGAATAGAGGGAATTCCTTCTGCACTGCAAACTTTATTAGGAAATGGACAATATCAGCAACGCCAAGATGCAGAAAAAATTCTTGAGCGACTACGTTGCATTGGCAAACTTGCAACATCTGTTGCAAGTATTCAGAAAGCTGATGATTGTTTGTATGATTTGGCTCGTGCTTGTGTCAGACCAATTGAACTTTATTATGTCTTGCTACGTTGGACTCTGCGAGAACAAGACGAACCAAATTTGAGTGTTATTTGGAGTCGCATTTGTGAACCGTTAAATACTTTACTGGAGAGCTTTATGCCGGATGAAAACTCACTCTTAACTAAATATCTTAAAGAAGCTGCTCAAGTTGCAGCACAAGCAAACCTTAAAGGAAGTTCTTTCAAACGTACATCTTTAGCAGAACCATTTACTGCTTTTACTTCAGCAGTTCGTTCACATAAATCTTACATGGATTTGGAGTTTATGTTTGCTGCCTTAGCTCAAAAATATCATAATCGCCTAGATCGTATCCGTGAATATCGCGTAGGTGCAACAAAATATGAACAAGTTAAGGAATATTACGAAGTTTTGAAAAAACTTTATCAAGAAGTTTACCAAGGTCGTCCTGAGAAACTTCTGTCTGACCAAAGAAATCTTGAGGCAGCATATTTATTTTTTTGGCAAGAAGCATATCAACAACTACCAAAAAATAAATCTGAAGATGATTCTGAAGATTAA